In Pochonia chlamydosporia 170 chromosome 3, whole genome shotgun sequence, the following are encoded in one genomic region:
- a CDS encoding NmrA family transcriptional regulator (similar to Metarhizium acridum CQMa 102 XP_007814058.1) has translation MASSTPIKKVCLIGANGTVGSVITKEIVKAGCFDMSVLRRSNSSSLSPAGVTEIPISPALGLEELTKALAGQDAVVAAFPLKDVSEHLRLAEAAFNAGVLRYIPADYGSCDAASPQAQHHLKLYRDKTAVRVKCEELADKAAADPTGASPFTWTSIICGHFFDYGLRSGLLHFDIDTERAQILDAGDIKASASTLRRVGESVVRVLQRQEATRNRAVYVQSFCPTQLEILASLERATGNKWHTQHLDSNAFLDRETKRLAAGDHEAVEEIVFVLGTVDADWTRKDGYAMELLGLEDENLDEVICEVLAAHKAKA, from the coding sequence atggcttcctcaactcCCATCAAGAAGGTCTGCCTTATTGGCGCCAACGGAACGGTCGGTTCAGTCATCACAAAGGAGATCGTCAAGGCCGGCTGCTTCGACATGTCTGTTCTACGACGCTCCAATTCGTCCTCGCTTTCACCAGCTGGTGTCACTGAGATTCCCATCTCACCCGCCCTCGGTTTAGAGGAGCTTACGAAAGCTCTGGCCGGCCAGGACGCCGTTGTGGCCGCATTCCCGCTGAAGGACGTATCGGAGCACCTTCGTCTAGCAGAAGCAGCCTTCAATGCAGGTGTTCTTCGCTACATCCCCGCAGACTACGGGAGCTGTGATGCTGCCAGCCCTCAAGCCCAGCACCATCTGAAGCTGTACCGGGACAAGACCGCCGTACGGGTCAAGTGTGAAGAGCTTGCGGACAAGGCAGCTGCAGACCCGACAGGTGCTAGCCCATTCACATGGACGTCCATTATTTGCGGCCACTTTTTCGACTATGGCCTCCGAAGTGGCCTGCTCCATTTCGACATTGACACCGAACGAGCACAGATCCTCGATGCTGGAGACATCAAAGCATCGGCATCTACTCTCCGCCGCGTCGGGGAGTCGGTAGTTCGTGTTCTTCAGCGTCAGGAAGCTACTCGTAACCGTGCTGTGTATGTCCAAAGCTTCTGCCCAACACAGCTTGAAATCCTGGCATCACTCGAGCGTGCTACCGGCAACAAATGGCACACGCAGCATCTAGACTCTAATGCCTTTCTGGATCGCGAGACCAAGCGCCTGGCCGCTGGTGATCATGAGGCCGTCGAGGAGATTGTTTTTGTTCTGGGCACTGTGGACGCGGACTGGACTCGCAAGGACGGATATGCAATGGAGTTGTTGGGTTTGGAGGACGAGAACTTAGATGAGGTGATTTGCGAGGTGCTGGCTGCtcacaaagccaaggcaTAA